The following are encoded together in the Pithys albifrons albifrons isolate INPA30051 chromosome 5, PitAlb_v1, whole genome shotgun sequence genome:
- the MAB21L2 gene encoding protein mab-21-like 2 → MIAAQAKLVYQLNKYYTERCQARKAAIAKTIREVCKVVSDVLKEVEVQEPRFISSLSEIDARYEGLEVISPTEFEVVLYLNQMGVFNFVDDGSLPGCAVLKLSDGRKRSMSLWVEFITASGYLSARKIRSRFQTLVAQAVDKCSYRDVVKMIADTSEVKLRIRERYVVQITPAFKCTGIWPRSAAQWPMPHIPWPGPNRVAEVKAEGFNLLSKECYSLTGKQSSAESDAWVLQFGEAENRLLMGGCRNKCLSVLKTLRDRHLELPGQPLNNYHMKTLLLYECEKHPRETDWDEACLGDRLNGILLQLISCLQCRRCPHYFLPNLDLFQGKPHSALESAAKQTWRLAREILTNPKSLDKL, encoded by the coding sequence ATGATCGCCGCGCAGGCCAAGCTGGTCTACCAGCTCAACAAATACTACACGGAGCGCTGCCAGGCGCGCAAGGCGGCCATCGCCAAGACCATCCGGGAGGTGTGCAAGGTCGTGTCGGACGTACTGAAGGAGGTGGAGGTGCAGGAACCGCGCTTCATCAGCTCCCTGAGCGAGATCGACGCCCGCTACGAGGGCCTGGAGGTGATCTCGCCCACCGAGTTCGAGGTGGTGCTCTACCTCAACCAGATGGGCGTCTTCAACTTCGTGGACGACGGCTCCCTGCCGGGCTGCGCCGTGCTCAAGCTGAGCGACGGCCGCAAGCGCAGCATGTCCCTCTGGGTGGAGTTCATCACTGCCTCGGGCTACCTGTCCGCCCGCAAGATCCGCTCCCGCTTCCAGACGCTGGTGGCCCAGGCCGTGGACAAGTGCAGCTACCGGGACGTGGTGAAGATGATCGCGGACACCAGCGAGGTGAAGCTCCGCATCCGGGAGCGGTATGTGGTGCAGATCACGCCCGCCTTCAAGTGCACCGGGATCTGGCCGCGCAGCGCGGCGCAGTGGCCCATGCCGCACATCCCCTGGCCCGGCCCCAACCGGGTGGCGGAGGTGAAGGCGGAGGGCTTCAACCTGCTCTCCAAGGAGTGCTACTCGCTGACGGGCAAGCAGAGCTCGGCCGAGAGCGACGCCTGGGTGCTGCAGTTCGGCGAGGCCGAGAACCGGCTGCTGATGGGCGGCTGCCGGAACAAGTGCCTCTCGGTGCTGAAGACGCTGCGCGACCGGCACCTGGAGCTGCCCGGGCAGCCCCTCAACAACTACCACATGAAGACGCTGCTGCTGTACGAGTGCGAGAAGCACCCGCGGGAGACCGACTGGGACGAGGCGTGCCTGGGAGACCGGCTGAACGGCATCCTCCTGCAGCTCAtctcctgcctgcagtgccGGCGCTGCCCCCACTACTTCCTGCCCAACCTAGACCTCTTTCAGGGCAAACCCCACTCGGCCCTGGAAAGCGCTGCCAAACAGACCTGGAGGCTAGCCAGAGAAATCCTCACCAATCCCAAAAGCCTCGACAAGCTATAG